GAAGTGATGCCATTGACACTTTGAAAACGTGATTGATCAAGACATTTATCAGGTtcaaagatttttaaagaattaatcatgttatcaaaaacagattttgaaacacaaaaatctttCATCTTGTCAAGACCAAAACGAATTACATCATCAGTACTGACTTTCACAACCATGTCAGGCAGAGAATTAAGAGAAGAAGGTTCctcacagtgctcttgaagaTCATGAAGCAAAGGGGCAGGAGATGAAGGAGCAGTAGTTGTGCCGGAATCAAAGCAAAGATGGCTCTCCATAAAGGTGGATATGAtgcttgttgcttcttcatcaaagactggaccaagttcgtcctcctcatcaaagataggacctAGTTCATCATCCAAACATATCCTAGTGTCAAGACATGGGCACTGATGTGGAAAATCcagtggctcttcctcaaaaacctgtggagacaaaacaagactactcggaagctccggttgcaaaacagTTAGTTCTACAATAGCTTGTTCATTATCAAGATTAAACTCAGtttcaagagaaggaagatcacaatCTTTTTCGCAAAACATCAAGCTTTCAATTAGCtcttcatcagattcatcaaaaatgggtagagaatctgaaaaatctttaagtTCTTCAAAATGGTTTTCAGATTCACCTTGGGCTTTCTTACTGATGAAcaaggatggctcagctactggagcacgtgtggatgtgctcttcttttggctcttgTTGAAGTCCTTAAGGGCTTTGTCCACTCCCTTAACAAGGTTATCACAAATTTGTTGGACATCAATTTGAAAGGGTTGCCTTTTTGGATCAGCCACATCTCTGGTTGTTTTTCTCCTTATAGCTGGCTGTTCCTGCAcactaacaaactcatcaaaataattcaaaggATATTTAAAAGGAGTTTGAGAGTTAGAATTTCGTTGAGGCTTCTCCTTGTTACTTTTCCTTTGCAAACCAAACATCATAAACCTGaaaaatctcaacacaaaagttagtagataaaaacctcacactctcaagtgtttaatctcacccactcaagtgtttctctcagatttaggtgatcacacacaagtttctactcaatgttctaagagaacaaatcaaagaatctcaatgggcaaatccaagcaaacaagggaattttctcaagaaagaaagataagagatttttttgatttttgaaatccgttttaaccacctcaaaggctggatttctcctcagccagcaggctttctcttccaccaccaatccacaaaacaaactttgaacttttttttttttttttttttgaatcaaatcgtaaatcttttttttttatatatatatatatatatggatggtaatgaggggcccggatttaagaaaggtagaagaagaagtgtttgaagatgatggagagatgagaagatggaatGATAATAGAGttaccggaagagtggctctgataccacttgatagaaccaaaatcgggaaggatcactttagctgggtgttggatatgaaccGAGAAGGCAAttggcacttctggaactgaaatggattgaaaggatcgtcaagagatgcggaatggctcttgatatacccacgatctaaggctaaccaccaaagaaagaatgaatgtgttggctaaccaccaaacaacacacaaagatgaattggctgaccaccaaatcaacaagccggttcaaaccgatgaactagctaagaactctctctctctctctcactcagagaagaaacgaaataaacaaccaaaactgaactgattttattcatcaaagggactacatatttatagtgttttgtagtcaaagacaataaaagaaaatgtgggaaaacaatgcataggaaatataaatttgactagatctagtcaaggcacggaaaatagagaagactagatctggtcaaggcacggaaaatagagaagactagatctggtcaaggcacggaaaacGGAGAAGACCAGTCAAGATGTCTAGattcatccgaaccagatggatgcacggggtaaagataaggacgcttgcgggactgtccggatggtccgccGGATGAGAATGCATGTCCGTCTTTGGGTTTTTCACCACCCAAGCTAAGTCTGGCTCGACCCAAGTCAAGTATGgcacggtgaaaaacatgaacctcggttgaaatgttcagaacgtcctgaactccatgctgagctggttccatgtaatgattTGTGGTCTGCGGCACATCACCGCGTATCCACGACTCAAATTTGGTTGACCCACACCCGCCCCGCTAAAACTCGACTCAATCCGCACCTGCATCCACATGCTGAAATTTATAAATCGATCGATCTGCACCCGTCCCGCGGCTGGTCAAACCGGGCGGGACCCGCGGGTAATGACCCAAATTCCCAGCTCTACATGCGGGATATACGGCGAAAGGTTTCTTGGGCAATAATGCTTCTCTAAGATCTAACATCAATAGTTGTAAAAAAAGAAGATCTAACATCAATAAAGTTATTACAATTGGTTCCTAACCGAAAGGTTTTGTGCAACTATTTGATATGTACCTCCATGTATTCTACACGACCTGATTCTGGAATGGGTCGGCTTATCCACAGCGCTGCTGCAGCTCTTCGATACATATTCTTTAGCATCAACCGTTTTCTGATCAGAAGAGACTTCGTAAGTTGAACTGATTGTTTTCTTGGAATGTTCTCCAGCGTCTCGAGCAAGTTTCTAATAGTCTCGATACAACCATActatgtcacaaaaatatcaGCTATATCGTtcaaattttatgtatttttttttgttagtataTAAATTAATCTGAAATTCAGAAAATCTACAATTAATAGTTACCAAATTTAGATACATTTTCTTtcgaatttaaatatttttttttataaactagcTATGAAACTATGAGTTTGATTAGTTGGTGTTGTAACTTTATCTTTATTTTGCTTTAGAATTTAAGTTGTAGATATTTTGGTagtggttttatttttatttttcctgTGATTGTTTCTAATAGTATCCAACATAATTTCTTTTCTGATTCTTTGGCCAcagatttatttttgaaaactaaatCATAATTGTTTCGTATAAAAAAGCTCTAGAAAAAATGATTTTCCACAACTTCCAATCATGATGGTTGTACAAACATCATGAAAACTCTTGAATAAGAGTTATTTTATACTAGTATTGAGTAATTTTGCTTGCAAATAAACACAtttcagtttttaaaaattgacaTGTACAGCATAACTATATTTTATCAGATAAGTAAATGCGTATACACTAAAAATAGTATTAACACACTTATAATTAAGTAACCACAAACATATAAACTTAGCTTGCTTTTGTTGATAAATTTTTACATTGATCTTAAATAGTTtgttgaatataaatattagtatgaagcttttctattttatttcgtTTTGTTCTTTCAATATTTTCTCTAGTTGTATCCATGTACAAACTAAAATAATGTTACAAACCCAATAAAAGCAGAAAAAATCAGCATGTAACATAGAAACATCATCGCATGAAAAAATAATCAGTGCATAGGAATGGGAATTAATTATGTagtcaaaattattaaaaaaaattagtttgagAATAGGTGAGTGTTGCTACTAAATTTTTGCTACTATAGACACAAATTGTAAGCTCATGTCAGACATAATTAAACCATTGAAAGTAGATTAGACACTTTTGATAACATATAAGCATAATTGCTTTTCcatgtttcagattttttcaacCGTTCTTTTGAAGTTATATacgtatgaatggtgaccatcGTCCCACCCCGCTCtacagttaacagtaacaaaaatctttacatatactatatatctatacatttttataactgttaaaaccacgccgcagttgaaccgcttgtcccgcaccgctcaaaccgcagtCACCATTCAGAACcgtaatatatttaagtatacaCACCAGGAGTATTTACCTTTTAACAAAAGCCATTCTATCAAAAGTCTTTCTTCTGATTCGACAATGTTTGTGTAACACCCTAAAATCCAAGCCCAAAAagtttttgtgatttaaaagGGAAAGCCCATCTTGCAGCCCATTGTGATGAAAACCCTAGGGTTCCTTGccttttcctataaatacaaagCTTCTACTTCTTAGTCTCTCATCAGAAACTTTGAAGCGAAACTCTGCAGAGAAATATCGGAGACCGGAAATCCTAGCtgtcgactctctctctctctctcctcgcgcCGCCTCTCCTTCTTTTCTCTCTCCTCACCGCGTCTCTCTCCTcacgatctctctctctctcccggccgactctctctctctctctcctcgggCGTGAGCAGCcgcgagtggtggtggtggccgtGTGGTGTCGTTAATCTCAGATCTCATCTCTCTTATCTCTTGTTTTCacatccagatccagatctaggatAAGATGAGGTGTTCTACCAAGATCTTGTTCATGTTCTTTTATATTGTTGAATGAGGAGTTAGGATTGTTTAGATCCTGATtgatgctaggttgatagatcatACTACATAAAGAACGCTCATATTGATTAAGGACATTAATTGAACTGTCTTGGATTGATGTGTGATATTGATATGATTCTTTGATATGATTCTTCGGACTGAGTGTTTGTGAAAGCTAGGATGTATAGAAAGAATTACACGATGGTCATAGAATATTGTTAATCGGAATGATAGATGAATGGTAGGACATCCGTGAATGGTTGTTTAATGAATTAAGTGTGACACCGAGAACGGGTGGGGTCATAAAGGGAAGAAAGATTGAGTCTAAGtaaatgaaagaaaaaggaaaagaataaggaaaaaaaggaaatatgaTTGAATGATTAGTAAATTACCCGAGGAGGGTGGATAGAAAGAAAACGCGGCGGCCGCGTTCAAAAACGGTGGAGATGCGGGGCCATAGCATCAGTAAAAATGGCAGATTAAGAATAGAggcgccggtaagattgagtcacaccgagtcttggcgggaaggggTAGTAATACAGTGCAAGGGTGGACCACATCTGGTGAACCGGATGTTGAGCATGCCAGGGCAGACGACTCCACAGAAATACAACAAGAAAAGAGATGTAACGGATcgcttgagctgtgtaggtcctagAGTTCTAGGATGTTTGGAGTCTTAAACCGAATTATGTGAATTAGGTGATGACTGATTTCATTACATTGCTTGATTTGATGAAATGAAACGAATGTAGCTAGTTAATTAAGTTATATCTAACTGAGTGTAGTGACTAGCCGGTTCTCGTTTCGCATTGAGCAGTATAAAGGCTCATAGGAGAGACTGGTCTGGAATCGCTTCACTGAGTATTCTTTACTCACTCCTctttttcctctcttttttcgCAGAACTATAAGTGTAAACGTTGATGGTAACGAAGGAAATGCACCTGAAGTTttgggaccagtaacgggacacaCAGAGATATCAGAAATGTAGATATGTGTGTCTTTAACCTCGTGCCCGGGAATTCCGGTTGGAAATGGGAAAGGGGCGGGTGTTACAGTTTGCATCTTCATTTGTGGTTGACTTCTATCCTCCTTAtctttccttctctttcttcacGTTAAAAAAACCTCTTTGTTCGAGTTGAATCTCCAGCCATTCAAATCCACCATGTCCACTCTTTCTCGAGCTTTCATATCCCTAAACCGGTTCCCAAGAAGCATGTCCTGCTCTGCCGTAATCAACAAAAATGTATGAAGGAGGGAGATAGCACTATTAGGAATAATCCTCTATCAGCACTCGCTCTAGGATTCAGGACATTCAAGATGACCCCAAATATAAATTAGGATTTTgaaagcaaagaagaagaaaaatacatcctttatattatgtttttgatCGATCAAAAAggtttttctaattttctttatCGAATGTGATAAAAATTTGGTAGATATAAGAGAATGAAAAATTAAAGATCGTGGTTAAAGTATGATCGTGGGTAGTTTACagattattttttgttctaaatattattttttgagtttttttcttaattttttacatTATTATGTATCAGAATATGATTGGTTGAGTGACTTGCAATTTAGTATAAGATTAGGATATATACAAATGTCTTGTATTCTCCAAACTCATGCATTATTATGTATAACAacacattataattttttaaaaattgtcgCATATGTCTTATGTACAAAATAAGAAGCAAAAATTTGTGGTATaagatataattatattatataaaatatttcatatacaAAGTTGAAtctaaatcatattatatataatccTTCATATAACTGCTGGGTAAATCATATTACTATATCTAAATCAATTGTTGCTATATCTAAATCACTTGCAACAATTCTTTTGTCATGGCTAAAGAAAGATGTAAAAACAAGAAATTGGTCTCTCTCATAAAAGCAAAACTATAAGAGTGGAAAGCCTAACTAAAAGCCTCTGATTGTTTCTCTTCCAAATTTCATCTTATTAAAAAACTGGAATCTACTTGACTTCAGTAACTTCACCTGCTCTACATACACCAACATTGATCCATAATGTATTGTTCCTCTTTGTTTGTAATACCCTGCAACAATTCCTTCTCGGTGACTGGAAAAAGAAATACATTAACCACGACGCGTTAGCATATTacttcaaataaattataaggTTTAGCATGTTAAAGAAGATAATTCACCATTTACTTACCCTGTCCCATAGGTGAGGGTCCGGTTTTTTGTAGACTACTATAGTGTTGATCTCCCCCGGGTTAGTCATCTCCCACCGACAAGCCGGATGCGGAACCCTATGCCTCGTGTATTCACTAACCGTAGTGTTCAATTGCTTGTCAAATTTCGCACCCGACATGTAGAAAACGAACGGCTTTTGGCATGGATTGCGACTCACTGGCCTTGTATTGAATGCATAGGCGGTGTAATCTGCTTTTTTGTACCAATTCAAGAAAGTTCTAGAAGGCATTTCCATTTCTCGCGGAGAGAACGATCCGCGAAACACCTGGACCGCGTATCCCCATGACACTGAAACCGTCCAGCTCTTGTACTTGTCGTAGCATATTGATTGCTGGAGTACTCCGGCCGAGTCGAGCTTCATCGGTGTGGTTAGTTTCTTGATGGAGCGAACGCGGGTCATGTTTGGGAAGATGGGTTCCACCACGTCGAGATGGTGCATTGATACGAATGGTGTTACTGGGTGGGCAGCGAGGAGGCCGAATAAGTTCCCATGAACGTCGTACTGCAACAAGAAAATACATATTTCATCAATGTTACAAAAGGTAAATAGGAACTTGTAGCTTATACGCGCTTCATCGCGCGTAGATGAAAAGAGTTACTAGTCTCTAAGACTTTTTTCTAATGATGAACTGACAAACGGGTCGTATTCCGACATGTAGGAATCTAACTATAGACAAAGACAGGCGCTAGTCATGCGCCACGTATACAAATTATTGTAAATTAATCTCTTTAAAACAAACTAATGATAATCAACCAAAAAGTATAtcttctgttttattttaattgttgcTCCTTGTGTTTTTATCAAGTGTTCAGAAACTTTTTTGTTGCAAAATAAGTATCGTTTTAGCATCGTCATGCAGAATTtgttaactttatttttaaatttattttttattagttaaaatataGTTAAATGTATTGttagtgatatttttatatataaaatacacaaaattaaatatttttttaatatgtatgcACAAATCTAAAATGATAGTatttaatatgaaacaaaaatagtATTAAATGTCATCTTTTAcacttaattaatatattattttatttgattatattatttaataaagtaaaataataaaattagaaaaactaGAAATAAATGCACTGAAAATTTATGACGcttaaaatgaaacaattttAGACTATAGAAAATACAACAATTCACGCTTGTAATATTCTTTGTTGTTTTAACTTGTCATTTCCAATATTGTAACTTCTGGTCGGctgttttaaaaatgttttagtaGCTAATTATTACCAGTAATCAGACACACACTCGAATCTCCATAAATAAACTAATGAATGTCAGCTAAATAGGTAAAAAGCCAAATAAACTTGAATGCAAATAAATTCCGACAACTACCAAAGTTTGCTAAAACTGAAAGTACCTTGATTTGTTAAACTCCAATTTTTTGGAACTTGTTTTTAAGCTCTAAGGCTTTAGATCTctttaacaaaccttaaaaagAGGTTTATCAGATCCATTGGCTCTATGAGGTTTACCAATATACAAAATCAAACTCTTGGAACTACCCATGACACTAAGAAACGAAAACTGAAAGTTATCGACTTTAACCAAGCAAAACATCAAAATTCAGTTAAACTCAAGATCAATCAATTGATTATTTCAGTTGgaattttttttccatctcTGTAAGGCACCCACTTGTGAGTTTTGATCAACCAATATAAGCaaccatttaaaaaaagttGCAGAGTTCTAGTTTGAAAGATTCTTACTTGATGAAAACCTTGCTCCTTGGTCAATGGAACTCCAAGCTCAGCCATACAAGCTTGTATACGATCATCGGAACCGTACAAAGCCGGATACCTCTGTATACACCGATCCTGAATCTTGCTCAAAGCCACAGCCAACGGATAGCTAATAGCGAAACCTCCTCCACCGTAAGCCATTccataagaaaagaaaatgttcTGCAAATGAGATTCCGACAAGCTCCCAATGTAATACATCTGCCCGTGGTCGTACTTCCTCAGAACCCTAATCAGATTATCGGTGACGAAGACAGTGTCGTCATCGCCCATCACGAACCACCTCACGCTCTTCCTCGAATCAGAATCAAGGTGCTTCAGCGTCTCGGAGATGATCCTCGAGAGTCGTATCGCCGATCTGCTTCCTTTCTTGTTGGCGTAAGGAAACGACGACGTGTCGCCGGAGATTCTAATCGGCGGGAGGTTTTCTTGATCTCCGGCGTCGGTTACCTCCTTGTCTAACCACACGTAGCCTCTCATCTTCTTGGGTTTGTACCAAATCTTGATATACTCTTTCCTCTTTTTCCACAGCTTCGACGACGCGGCGATACCGAACACCACGTGGTTTAGATCCGTCGCTTCGTGCTCCCCTGCAACCGCCTCAGCCGCAGACGCAGTCGTAGTCGCCTTTTTCTGTGGCCTTTGTTGGAGAATGGTCTCGGAGAAGGTAAGATATTGGCAAGGGCGTGAAGTGGAGACGATTTTGAGAGTGTAGATGATGTAAGTGACGGAGATGAAGAGGATGAGCCAGATCATTAGTTTTCCACCCGGTCGGATCATGGATACACCCGACGAGTCTTTTTGGTTTCCTTTCATTCAatctttttcttgaaaaagaaAGACAGAAGGTCGAAAAGTGGGTTTTGGTTTTCTCCCTgtaataaattgttttaatgGAAATAAGATTTAGATACCATACGAGGAAAAGCTCAAGAAAAAAGTTTgcgagtttttttttggtgtctCTCagggtagagagagagagagagagtgctGAGGTTGAGAGAATACAAGTAGAAACTCAAGAAACCAAAAGatggaaataaaaatagatGATAAAGGTAAAAATGggatttgttgttgttgttattgttattatgaataaatttttttttttctgattctAACTTTTTTCTTTGGTGTTTCTGTTAAAAACTTTctgtaggtgaagaagaagaagtaatgTTCAATGTTAAATGTTAAATGTTAAATGTTAAATGTTTGTGTAAAAATGGGAAAATTCAATGATTTACTATGTGCGAAGCGGTCAAATGTTAAGCTTCCGTCATGGATCACATTGGCCAGATCTACGTGTCACGTGTTGCTCTTGTCACGcaattacttcttttttttaatactgCAGATTTTTGAATCCGTGAAAGACGAAAATGAAAGAACGCGCTGCCTGTCTACGGACCATCCACGTCTGTTCCTCGTTCATGAACCCCATTCTATTCTAACAGTCAATTAGTGTGTTAATTTTTCCAAaggttaaaaattatgtttactaACCGACCCGGCAGTCATCACATGATTTTTTCTGTGCTTTAAATCAACCCAATATGTTACTCATCCTTCTACTACTCCAATTCAAACACACTTAACTATAGAATTCTAAATGGATGTGTGACATATAAGGTAAGTCAATTTTGGTAACATaagtagccaaatcaattctcttaagtctTTCCATTTATcgcaactcgggatgttacaatttaCTATCTCTCAAATAATGCAACGTCCTCGTTGTGCCCTACGCCAGGTCTAAAGATGCTTCTCGAATCAAAaccgagatggctaaccaggtctgataccacttgtaacgctCCGACCGCCCACGACTAATGGACCACCCACACCCGCACTCTCGGCCTATAGGCTCCATCCCGTTCCAACGAGTGTGTTAATTTTTCCAAGGTCCGAAAGTCATGTTTACTGACCttgcaatcaccacatgactTTTCTCCGTGCTTTGGCCTCATTCATACGGCATCGCGAATCACTTCTCGATAAGTCACCCGTCCTTCCATTACTCCacctcaagcacgcttaactctggagttctaaacaGAACTCTGATGGAAAAAGCAAGTCACCTTTGGTGATGTAGATAGctaaatcaattctcttaagtgttttcatatatcacaactcagAATGTTACAATAACATTAGTtaaaaaactacattaattttttaattgtttttaatgaatatagatatgtaaaacaactttaaaatatagaaCTAACTATacacaagataaaaaaaaactgcagatattttaatatataaaagaatgaaaatatatattattatttcactgtttaaaaaatattaattggttataaaaaatattttaatgtactaatatatgtaaatattagaTGATTGTTAATTACAGGCAtggatttagtaaaataatttacataaaatgaaaattaattaattagaacATAAAAGCATGTATGTGTAATACTATATTTGTAGAGAATTGGTAATTTTTCTACTAGTATtattgaatataaattttagtgttttaaagataataaaattttcataattcatcaaagagaaaaaattaccctgatttcatatttttaatgcaCGTTGATATATGAGAAAcctgaaaaatatatagaaacaatTAATCACAAGATAAAAATGTCATTTCAACattatagaaaaaaacatatttgggataattaatatatataaaaacgggAAAACTACAAAAACTTACTTCTTAGGCAGATTTTTAACTTgtgaatgtaaataaaaaatgaaaaaagtttttaatttatagacgAAACTGTattattagaaagaaaaaagaagccCATGCATTTGGCCCCCCTCTTACCTGCGGGACAAACCAAATTACACAGAAAAAGGTCATGCATacagtttatatttttttattatttatctttggtTCTGCATTTTCATGGTTGAATGGATACTATGCGTTTGAATGAGACACATGACAAATGCATACCAAAATGCAGTTTTTTATGATGCAGATTGTACTGCATTTTTTTTGCCATTCACCTTACAAtatgcaaaacaaaaatatatattaaaataataagtaaactGCATCCAAATCAATGTTAGTCATAAATTATTTGAtctgtaaataagaagaaaaaacggCTGGACAATTGATATGCATTTAATCTGCAAACTACTAATCTGTATTTATCATGTTTggttagttttttattttttatctgtaTTATTTGGATCTGCACTACATTCAAAGCCTATTTGCATTCCCCTCTACATTCCAACTTATCCTGCATTTTTCCTGCAATAGTTCTGCCTCACATTCAAACTCTATATATTAACTTTTCTTTTCGAGAAGATACAACTAGGGATGGATTTTATCGTTATCCGTGTCAATTTGAAGTAAAAAATGGATATCAAACTTTGGGAACAGTTTATCCAGCTCCACTTCAACTAATATTCTTGCTTCCCCCATATTTGTTGGATCTAAAAAAAGTTTGTGTGTAAGCATCGGCTCTCTTAAACCTGATGCTATGTGCCTGATGCTTAGCCTAGAGAAACAAGAGtctgaaatatttttaagatttacccATACTCGTAAGGTAGAGATCTCTGGTACTTTAAAGAGTTGTCAGAAGTCCAAGGTGCCACAAAGAGTAGACAATCATCAACATGTCACACGCCCCATTGAATAACCCATTTACGAGTATTTTCATGAGGGATATAAAAAAAACGATGAATCTCCTAACTTCTTGCAAGTGATCCTACATTCCCTACCCCATAACCTATTCAATACTGCGTGTATAAGACCTCTAGGAGGACTTAAGCACCTATGAAACTGTCCAACAACGTATTCttcattgttttattgttctAATCTAGGATAAAATTGTCCACAGTCTGTCGCTGGCGCACACCAAAATATGTCACATGTAAGAAGTGTCTCTAAAtgtaatagaaaattaaaaagtgTCCCTTAGTGTAatcaactaaaaaaaactattcttaTCGTGTTTTAAAAGATGCTCTACACATTATTATTGGAGTCTAGTTATTTTCTTATCATACTTTGcgtttatttcttttcttttttctaggAACCAGCTTATGtcacatatacatataattataatatagaAAACTTAGATCATTAAcaccaaaaaattgaaatcattttACTTGACTTGAGTTATGTGCTTTtctaacattttatattttcttaagctACATTTAAAACTATGCGCTtaatattttatccaaaattaccaaatagttaattaaaaataaaattttcataacaatagattttatcaaattttataaaacattacatttaaagcattaaaatatatttttcttgtaaaatcattcattaaatcatgtaataaaatctTTCAATCATTAATGTATCAATTGATGACAAATCAAGCCCATTTAATCGATTTTGACATATTAGActaaaaatagttatatactaggataagacctgcccATTGCGCATGGTGactttttatgaaaattatttaagaaatatcgtatgaaaaaataaaatttatattctaattaatattttttgctcttaaaccattttttaaaaactttttgttaattacataatttgtttactgttgagctgatctcatttttaaaaatattttaggtaaaaaaatcacttatcgcataagaacctaacgtttatgccgaagaatctcaggcctactatttggttacaatgaaactatgtcagctcggttttatatcatgatttagcaatttaaaagttaattattgttatgaaagtttacgttcacgtgtcaaTCCTATGTCTtcattatttttctcatttttgtgtcgttttttattttggttattgctcgatataaatattggtTTTTGAGTTCATTctcatttcattattttattttggcatgagattttgaaaatgattaagatttgaaattattaaagagataca
The nucleotide sequence above comes from Brassica napus cultivar Da-Ae chromosome A9, Da-Ae, whole genome shotgun sequence. Encoded proteins:
- the LOC106422281 gene encoding uncharacterized protein LOC106422281, which encodes MKGNQKDSSGVSMIRPGGKLMIWLILFISVTYIIYTLKIVSTSRPCQYLTFSETILQQRPQKKATTTASAAEAVAGEHEATDLNHVVFGIAASSKLWKKRKEYIKIWYKPKKMRGYVWLDKEVTDAGDQENLPPIRISGDTSSFPYANKKGSRSAIRLSRIISETLKHLDSDSRKSVRWFVMGDDDTVFVTDNLIRVLRKYDHGQMYYIGSLSESHLQNIFFSYGMAYGGGGFAISYPLAVALSKIQDRCIQRYPALYGSDDRIQACMAELGVPLTKEQGFHQYDVHGNLFGLLAAHPVTPFVSMHHLDVVEPIFPNMTRVRSIKKLTTPMKLDSAGVLQQSICYDKYKSWTVSVSWGYAVQVFRGSFSPREMEMPSRTFLNWYKKADYTAYAFNTRPVSRNPCQKPFVFYMSGAKFDKQLNTTVSEYTRHRVPHPACRWEMTNPGEINTIVVYKKPDPHLWDRSPRRNCCRVLQTKRNNTLWINVGVCRAGEVTEVK